One window from the genome of Dermacentor silvarum isolate Dsil-2018 chromosome 5, BIME_Dsil_1.4, whole genome shotgun sequence encodes:
- the LOC119452770 gene encoding zinc carboxypeptidase A 1-like, with amino-acid sequence MSRFPLSLIAAFLLTTADRSWSLPASDPATSANYTGYRLVSVTAPNEKSRSILSSLADSFKLDVWRDATAFGKPALVLLRPQVATEFIETASKEGLAVSTNSHNLQQLLDDERKEVRFATYSETSDRFERYLTYDEFKDALQQYAKDYDHVTYTSIGRSYEGRDIIGVHIKAKENLPIVFLECGIHAREWIAHSTCLYIIDQLATQYGEDEDIHRLVSAYEWRIYPIVNPDGYEYSHTTVSYNSSA; translated from the exons ATGTCACGCTTTCCGTTAAGCCTAATCGCGGCTTTTCTTCTGACTACCGCGGATAGGTCGTGGTCCTTGCCGGCATCCGACCCGGCGACGAGTGCTAACTACACTGG GTACCGACTGGTGTCAGTGACTGCCCCTAACGAGAAGAGCCGGAGCATTTTATCGTCCCTGGCAGATTCGTTCAAG CTCGACGTCTGGCGAGACGCCACCGCTTTCGGCAAGCCGGCTCTCGTACTGCTGAGACCTCAAGTGGCGACCGAGTTCATTGAGACCGCTTCGAAGGAGGGTCTCGCCGTGTCTACCAACTCGCACAACCTGCAACA ACTTTTAGACGATGAACGCAAGGAAGTCCGTTTTGCGACATATTCCGAGACCTCAGATCGCTTCGAGAGGTACCTGACGTACGACGAG TTCAAAGACGCCCTGCAGCAATACGCCAAGGACTACGACCACGTGACCTACACGTCCATCGGTCGGTCGTACGAAGGCAGGGACATCATCGGTGTTCAC ATCAAGGCCAAGGAGAACCTACCCATCGTGTTCCTCGAGTGCGGAATCCATGCCAGAGAATGGATTGCCCACTCCACCTGCCTCTACATAATCGATCAG CTGGCGACGCAGTACGGGGAGGACGAAGACATTCATCGGCTGGTGTCCGCCTACGAGTGGCGTATCTACCCAATAGTCAACCCCGATGGCTACGAGTACTCGCACACTACGGTAAGTTACAACAGCAGCGCGTGA